A segment of the uncultured Desulfobulbus sp. genome:
CAGACGCCGTTGTCATGTGGTGTTGAACATGTGATGGACACGCCGTTGTGCCCGCCACAAGCAATTATTTATTTAAAATAAACTTTACTGTCAATAAATAATTTTCAATAAATATAGAATTCAGCCTTAATGGACACACTGGTAGACTATTAACCGCAAAGCTCAACAGAAAGCAGAACAGCCTCCGCGATCTCAAGGATCGATTTTCGCCCATCCATACTCCGCTTGCGCAACCAACGGTAGGCCTCTTCGCCGTTTATCTTCAGCCGCTCCATAACGATTTCCTTAGCACGTTCAATAGTCTTGCGCGATCTAAGCTCCTCCTCGATCAACCGGGTACGGACAATGAGCTCGCTCGTATGTATGGCCACGGCCGCCTGATTGGCCACAGCAGACAACAGATTGAGATCAGTGGAAGAAAATTCATGGGCAACTGAAGTGAAACAGTTGAGCACACCAACCACCTGCCCTTTTCTGCCAAGCAGCGGCACCCCGGCCATGGACACCAACCTCAATTTCTGCGCCATCTCCTTTTCCTTGAAGATGTCGCATTGCAGGACATCGGCAATAACCAGCGGACGACGGACACTGGCAACATGCCCGACCACCCCTTCGCCCATCCCCAACACCCGATCGATCATATATACCGTGTCAATGGCCTGGGTGGCCTTGAGGCGTAACACCGGCGGATGAACATCCTCGTCGATCAGCCACAACGAGCAGATATCCACCCCGGTGACCCGGGCAACCACCATGACCATCAACTTGAACACATCTTCCAGAAAAAGGTCCGAAGTGACGGCCCGGCTGATTTCGGTCAATGCCTTGATATACTGATCATAACTCGGCAAAGGATGATCTACACCAGCGAGCGCATTCATTGCACCGAAGCCTGCCGGAGACAGTCCATCCCCTTGCGGGTGATCAGCGACAGACGATGATCGACATTGCTCTCAATCACCCCCATATCATTCATCACCTTGAGCAAAAGTTCGGTTTCCGGCAGACTGAGCCGCAGACTGCGGGCTATCAGATCGGAGCTGACCAGCTCGGGCTGGGGATTACTGAGGTTTTGGGAGAGGATGTGGAGAACCTTAAGTTTTTGCGGACCGATGGACATAGGAAACCTCTCAGGTAGACTTGCCTTGAACAGAGAGACGCACCCCAAGCAGACATGGGGCACCGCACCTCGTCGGTTGACTGTTTTCCTCTTAGCTATTCGCGGCCCGATTCGCAACAAAAATTTATTTAAAATTAATTTTTCATATAAAAATTAATTTAAATTAACCACAGGCAGATGGTAGATTATGGAGTATCAGTTGATCACAACCTGTGAATCGCTCTCACCTGCCAGCACGGCAAGAATATCTTCGATATTGCGGCTGTTCTCCTCGGCAATTTCCCCCATGGTCTGTTCGCAACCGGTGATGTCGAGACCATAGTCCGCCAACAGTTGCGCTGCTTCGATCGGACTGTACCCACCCCTTGCCGCAACCGCGGATATGGGCATGTTGGCAAGAGACTCCATCTCACTTTGAAACCCAAGCCCCCCTTGTTTCAAACTCCCCGCATTGCCTCCCCACAGCAGGAGAAAAAATCCAGACAGAAGCATCAGACAGGCCAAGACGCCCCTGCGTACCGGCCGGGCATGTACTTGATAGGCCGATCGATAAACGTAAGGATAGGGTTCG
Coding sequences within it:
- a CDS encoding GAF and ANTAR domain-containing protein, with the translated sequence MNALAGVDHPLPSYDQYIKALTEISRAVTSDLFLEDVFKLMVMVVARVTGVDICSLWLIDEDVHPPVLRLKATQAIDTVYMIDRVLGMGEGVVGHVASVRRPLVIADVLQCDIFKEKEMAQKLRLVSMAGVPLLGRKGQVVGVLNCFTSVAHEFSSTDLNLLSAVANQAAVAIHTSELIVRTRLIEEELRSRKTIERAKEIVMERLKINGEEAYRWLRKRSMDGRKSILEIAEAVLLSVELCG